CTGGATGTCTCCCTCGCTGTAAGCCCTCCTGAGCCCGAACGCCGCCTCGAAGTCGAGCCCCTGGAAGTCCAGGAAGTTGGGCCTCACCGACCCGTTCACCCATTCCGCGGAGTTGAGGCACCCAGAGCTGACGCTCTTCTGCAGCGAGCACTCACTAGCAGCTGATGCTCGGACATCGTCTCCAGCAGTGACTACATCTTCGACCTGCAGCATGGGGATCTTGACGTCGAGCAGCTCGGAGATGGTCTCCTCGATCGCCGACTTCTCCATGAGCTCCTTCTCGCACTCATACAGCACCTCGCTCAGGCCCATGGACGAGGCCTTGATCGTGTCGTCCATTGAGTCCATTGCGTTGTTGGACATCATGGAGATGGCGGCCGCGACCGGGTCGTCGAGGCCGAGCAGCGGCGGCTCGTCGATGATGGGCTCGGGAGCCTTGAACAGGTCCCCTTCCCCTCCCAGGTCGTACTCTGATATCAAGGATGGCTGCCCCATGTCTCCCTGTTAATTTTTCACATCAAAGATGATATGTCAGGGTTGAGGAGTAAGCTTGATGAACTTAAAATGAAATGACAAACAAACGAACTTGATTTCCGGCACTCAGAATTAATTAAGTTACTCCATCTGATCCATATTAGTTGCCACTAATATAGATGCACCTAGCCATATTTTAGTTCTAGGTACATCCATACTAGTGGCAAGTAATATCAATCAGAGGGAGTACTTCATTTCAGCACAGGTACAATAATAATAATCTCCAGCTTAACTGAAACTGAGTGCTAACAGACATGGGAAAGGTAGCTCGCTCACTCATTGAGTAAAGAGACAAGAGTAAATAAAGCCAAGTAGTTACAGACAAGTGGTTTGTTGAGTGGGGGCTGTAGGAGACGTGTTAGAGCTAAGGTAGCAATATCTAAGTCTGCATCTGTTGTAGTGTAGTTAAGGTGGTGTGCTTATGCACATGTCAACCAAGAGCAAGTCAGTGTCATGCTGGTATGGTAGTAGCAGAGCAGAGCATATACCGCTGCACTTCACTGATGGACAGGGGCATCTGATGAGCATCTTA
This Lolium perenne isolate Kyuss_39 chromosome 1, Kyuss_2.0, whole genome shotgun sequence DNA region includes the following protein-coding sequences:
- the LOC127327932 gene encoding uncharacterized protein; the encoded protein is MFADAGFGFSAYSPPGYSPAFTHPDFSSTFTASQPTAAAPGLMSPLPLLPTAQEDAIYAHLGDMGQPSLISEYDLGGEGDLFKAPEPIIDEPPLLGLDDPVAAAISMMSNNAMDSMDDTIKASSMGLSEVLYECEKELMEKSAIEETISELLDVKIPMLQVEDVVTAGDDVRASAASECSLQKSVSSGCLNSAEWVNGSVRPNFLDFQGLDFEAAFGLRRAYSEGDIQNLGANTPRPGNSGNVERLVTISDLKTEERKQKLSRYRKKKIKRNFGRKIKYACRKALADSQPRVRGRFAKMDDGDMLKPRK